One part of the Denticeps clupeoides chromosome 16, fDenClu1.1, whole genome shotgun sequence genome encodes these proteins:
- the nfatc3a gene encoding nuclear factor of activated T-cells, cytoplasmic 3 isoform X1, producing the protein MTTANCAGNEELDFRLIFGEDGQQQPLGPADPEPDENASFYILNVGQPQSTVNQSAGIPRHGMQSHSHIISTSPRFQPHKVYEPSYELQDSNNDSPTGAVPKAFECPSIQITSISPSCQQEMEASEEDMRGKGQDGDYHDRPLSRDHLYLPLDHPYGDNSLSPSPCSSLSSRSWFSDASSCESISHVYDDVDSELNEAAARFTLGSPLTSPGCSPQGVPQLDEPWQHHHPAFTHSHSLSPRQSPCHSPRTSITDENWLCPRPTSRPSSRPTSPCGKRRHSSADIYPGSVSPHHSPTATPGPSPRGSVTEDTWIGSPSIGVSPFQCCPSEADIPSKTRKTSQDRTALAPGKNELGLEDPQSVSPLLDSPSEETLHSLKKDGAGEQFLSVPSHFTWNKPKPGHTPIFRTSSLPPLDWPLPSQFGQYELKIEVHPKAHHRAHYETEGSRGAVKAASGGHPVVKLIGYNEKPVNLQMFIGTADDRYLRPHAFYQVHRITGKTVATASQEIIITSTKVLEIPLLPENNMSASIDCAGILKLRNSDIELRKGETDIGRKNTRVRVVFRVHIPQPNGKVLSLQAASIPVECSQRSAQELPQVEKCSLSSCSVSGGEEMVITGSNFFPESKVIFLEKGSDGRPQWEVEAKIVRDKSQGLAQSSLVVEVPPYHSKAVTSAVQVQFYVCNGKRKRSQSQRFTYLSVLIKQEHRDELDSPTVPPMTMPLAHGASLVRTQMPSPEHGHPQDSLLSSSPRGLGPSLHSLQPACGPMGSPTFQHLPHLHGRGLHASPDCQMAFHPAPAQPARPPYPSMQHSLPFNTQPSLPMSTGSPQAYERLSFQTDPAGCHSLGLGMVYHSPTSAPNSVATASSPIVSSPVSAPSNQPMPHSSPHLHSLGYHCPNPTQMPSPTHSIPQPTPQLQRPLGYHPAGQRSASCPTPSSAPSHMVASPHSGPSSPQLHTLPYQSPTSPSPTSNSPLGPLSHSSQPSPQASSPVLSSLQTQGPMVHPLAPQSPFPAEGERLNIKQEPEDRELTFRSIGLQDITLDDVNEIIGRDMSQTPGARGPSAPHSQS; encoded by the exons ACCCGGAGCCTGATGAAAACGCCTCGTTCTATATCCTCAATGTGGGACAGCCGCAGTCCACAGTCAACCAGTCCGCTGGGATCCCCCGTCATGGCATGCAGTCTCATTCCCACATCATCTCCACGTCCCCGCGCTTTCAGCCCCACAAAGTATACGAGCCCAGCTACGAGCTCCAGGACTCGAACAATGACAGCCCCACGGGCGCAGTCCCCAAGGCCTTCGAGTGTCCCAGCATCCAGATCACTTCCATCTCCCCCAGCTGCCAGCAGGAGATGGAGGCCAGTGAGGAGGACATGCGAGGGAAGGGGCAGGATGGGGACTACCACGATCGGCCACTGTCACGGGACCACCTGTACCTGCCCTTAGACCACCCGTATGGAGATAACTCACTCAGCCCGAGCCCCTGCAGCAGCCTGTCCTCCAGGAGCTGGTTCTCGGACGCTTCATCGTGCGAGTCCATCTCCCACGTGTATGACGACGTGGACTCCGAGCTGAACGAGGCTGCGGCACGCTTCACCCTCGGCTCGCCCCTCACGTCGCCCGGCTGCTCTCCCCAAGGGGTACCGCAGCTCGACGAGCCCTGGCAGCATCACCACCCGGCCTTCACCCATTCACACTCGCTGTCCCCACGCCAGTCTCCCTGCCACTCCCCCCGCACCAGCATCACAGATGAGAACTGGCTGTGCCCGCGCCCGACCTCGCGACCCTCTTCTCGGCCCACCTCGCCCTGCGGGAAGAGACGCCACTCCAGCGCAGACATCTACCCCGGCTCAGTGTCCCCGCATCACTCCCCCACGGCCACACCGGGACCGTCTCCTCGCGGAAGCGTGACAGAGGACACCTGGATCGGCAGTCCATCCATCGGGGTCTCTCCGTTTCAGTGCTGCCCCTCTGAGGCAGACATCCCTTCTAAAACTAGGAAGACGTCCCAGGACCGGACGGCTCTGGCACCTGGGAAAAACGAGCTGGGCTTGGAGGATCCTCAAAGTGTGTCCCCGCTGCTGGACTCGCCATCCGAGGAGACCCTGCACAGCCTGAAGAAGGACGGCGCGGGGGAGCAGTTCCTCTCGGTCCCGTCTCACTTCACTTGGAACAAACCCAAACCGGGACACACTCCCATTTTCAG gACGTCATCCCTGCCCCCGCTGGACTGGCCGCTGCCAAGCCAGTTTGGTCAGTATGAGCTGAAAATCGAGGTCCACCCGAAGGCCCACCACCGAGCGCACTACGAGACGGAGGGCAGCAGGGGAGCCGTGAAAGCAGCATCCGGGGGGCATCCTGTGGTCAAG CTCATAGGGTACAACGAAAAACCTGTCAACTTGCAGATGTTCATCGGAACGGCGGACGACCGCTACTTGAGGCCGCACGCCTTTTACCAGGTGCATCGGATCACCGGGAAAACGGTTGCCACCGCAAGCCAGGAAATAATAATCACCAGCACGAAGGTTCTCGAAATTCCTCTGCTTCCCGAAAACAATATGTCTGCCAG CATCGACTGTGCCGGAATCCTCAAGCTGCGGAACTCTGATATAGAGCTGAGGAAGGGCGAGACTGACATTGGGCGGAAGAACACGCGTGTGCGGGTGGTGTTCCGGGTGCACATCCCACAGCCGAACGGAAAAGTGCTGTCGCTGCAGGCCGCCTCGATACCGGTGGAGTGCT CCCAACGCTCAGCCCAGGAGCTCCCCCAGGTAGAGAAGTGCAGCCTGTCCAGCTGTTCAGTCAGTGGGGGAGAGGAGATGGTGATCACCGGCTCCAACTTTTTTCCCGAATCCAAGGTCATCTTCTTGGAAAAAGGCTCTG ATGGACGGCCCCAGTGGGAAGTGGAGGCCAAAATTGTCCGTGATAAAAGCCAAGGA TTGGCACAGTCGAGTCTTGTGGTGGAGGTCCCTCCTTACCACAGCAAAGCCGTGACCTCGGCAGTCCAGGTGCAGTTCTACGTCTGCAACGGGAAGAGGAAAAGAAGTCAGTCTCAGCGTTTCACGTATCTCTCTG TTTTAATAAAGCAGGAGCATCGAGATGAACTTGACTCGCCCACAGTGCCACCTATGACCATGCCCCTGGCCCATGGTGCCAGCCTCGTCCGAACCCAGATGCCCTCCCCTGAGCACGGCCACCCACAAGACAGCCTTCTGTCTAGCTCTCCACGTGGCCTGGGCCCAAGCCTGCACTCCCTGCAGCCCGCCTGCGGTCCCATGGGCTCCCCTACCTTCCAGCACCTGCCTCACCTACATGGCCGTGGCCTCCATGCCAGCCCTGACTGTCAGATGGCTTTCCACCCAGCACCGGCACAACCAGCCAGGCCACCCTACCCATCAATGCAGCACAGTCTGCCCTTCAACACCCAGCCCAGTCTTCCCATGAGCACCGGCTCCCCCCAGGCCTATGAGCGGTTGTCCTTCCAGACGGATCCTGCAGGCTGCCACTCCCTGGGCCTCGGCATGGTCTACCACTCACCGACCTCAGCGCCGAATTCGGTGGCCACAGCCTCCAGCCCCATTGTTTCTTCTCCTGTTTCTGCCCCCAGCAACCAGCCCATGCCACACTCCTCTCCACACCTCCATTCTCTTGGATACCACTGCCCAAACCCCACCCAGATGCCATCTCCCACCCACAGCATACCCCAGCCTACCCCACAGCTGCAACGTCCGCTAGGCTACCATCCTGCCGGTCAGCGCTCAGCCTCCTGCCCTACTCCCTCTAGTGCTCCATCACACATGGTGGCCTCCCCACATTCGGGCCCCTCCTCCCCACAGCTCCACACTCTGCCCTACCAATCCCCCACCTCTCCATCCCCAACCTCTAATAGCCCGCTGGGGCCACTCTCCCACTCCAGCCAGCCGTCCCCACAGGCCAGCAGCCCGGTCCTCAGCAGCCTGCAAACACAGGGGCCCATGGTGCACCCTCTGGCCCCTCAGAGTCCCTTCCCTGCAGAGGGGGAGAGACTGAACATCAAGCAGGAGCCCGAGGACCGGGAGCTCACCTTCAGATCCATCGGCCTGCAGGACATCACACTAGATGATG TGAACGAGATCATTGGCAGAGACATGTCCCAAACCCCTGGGGCCCGTGGTCCCTCAGCGCCTCACAGccagtcgtag
- the nfatc3a gene encoding nuclear factor of activated T-cells, cytoplasmic 3 isoform X2, whose product MTTANCAGNEELDFRLIFGEDGQQQPLGPADPEPDENASFYILNVGQPQSTVNQSAGIPRHGMQSHSHIISTSPRFQPHKVYEPSYELQDSNNDSPTGAVPKAFECPSIQITSISPSCQQEMEASEEDMRGKGQDGDYHDRPLSRDHLYLPLDHPYGDNSLSPSPCSSLSSRSWFSDASSCESISHVYDDVDSELNEAAARFTLGSPLTSPGCSPQGVPQLDEPWQHHHPAFTHSHSLSPRQSPCHSPRTSITDENWLCPRPTSRPSSRPTSPCGKRRHSSADIYPGSVSPHHSPTATPGPSPRGSVTEDTWIGSPSIGVSPFQCCPSEADIPSKTRKTSQDRTALAPGKNELGLEDPQSVSPLLDSPSEETLHSLKKDGAGEQFLSVPSHFTWNKPKPGHTPIFRTSSLPPLDWPLPSQFGQYELKIEVHPKAHHRAHYETEGSRGAVKAASGGHPVVKLIGYNEKPVNLQMFIGTADDRYLRPHAFYQVHRITGKTVATASQEIIITSTKVLEIPLLPENNMSASIDCAGILKLRNSDIELRKGETDIGRKNTRVRVVFRVHIPQPNGKVLSLQAASIPVECSQRSAQELPQVEKCSLSSCSVSGGEEMVITGSNFFPESKVIFLEKGSDGRPQWEVEAKIVRDKSQGSSLVVEVPPYHSKAVTSAVQVQFYVCNGKRKRSQSQRFTYLSVLIKQEHRDELDSPTVPPMTMPLAHGASLVRTQMPSPEHGHPQDSLLSSSPRGLGPSLHSLQPACGPMGSPTFQHLPHLHGRGLHASPDCQMAFHPAPAQPARPPYPSMQHSLPFNTQPSLPMSTGSPQAYERLSFQTDPAGCHSLGLGMVYHSPTSAPNSVATASSPIVSSPVSAPSNQPMPHSSPHLHSLGYHCPNPTQMPSPTHSIPQPTPQLQRPLGYHPAGQRSASCPTPSSAPSHMVASPHSGPSSPQLHTLPYQSPTSPSPTSNSPLGPLSHSSQPSPQASSPVLSSLQTQGPMVHPLAPQSPFPAEGERLNIKQEPEDRELTFRSIGLQDITLDDVNEIIGRDMSQTPGARGPSAPHSQS is encoded by the exons ACCCGGAGCCTGATGAAAACGCCTCGTTCTATATCCTCAATGTGGGACAGCCGCAGTCCACAGTCAACCAGTCCGCTGGGATCCCCCGTCATGGCATGCAGTCTCATTCCCACATCATCTCCACGTCCCCGCGCTTTCAGCCCCACAAAGTATACGAGCCCAGCTACGAGCTCCAGGACTCGAACAATGACAGCCCCACGGGCGCAGTCCCCAAGGCCTTCGAGTGTCCCAGCATCCAGATCACTTCCATCTCCCCCAGCTGCCAGCAGGAGATGGAGGCCAGTGAGGAGGACATGCGAGGGAAGGGGCAGGATGGGGACTACCACGATCGGCCACTGTCACGGGACCACCTGTACCTGCCCTTAGACCACCCGTATGGAGATAACTCACTCAGCCCGAGCCCCTGCAGCAGCCTGTCCTCCAGGAGCTGGTTCTCGGACGCTTCATCGTGCGAGTCCATCTCCCACGTGTATGACGACGTGGACTCCGAGCTGAACGAGGCTGCGGCACGCTTCACCCTCGGCTCGCCCCTCACGTCGCCCGGCTGCTCTCCCCAAGGGGTACCGCAGCTCGACGAGCCCTGGCAGCATCACCACCCGGCCTTCACCCATTCACACTCGCTGTCCCCACGCCAGTCTCCCTGCCACTCCCCCCGCACCAGCATCACAGATGAGAACTGGCTGTGCCCGCGCCCGACCTCGCGACCCTCTTCTCGGCCCACCTCGCCCTGCGGGAAGAGACGCCACTCCAGCGCAGACATCTACCCCGGCTCAGTGTCCCCGCATCACTCCCCCACGGCCACACCGGGACCGTCTCCTCGCGGAAGCGTGACAGAGGACACCTGGATCGGCAGTCCATCCATCGGGGTCTCTCCGTTTCAGTGCTGCCCCTCTGAGGCAGACATCCCTTCTAAAACTAGGAAGACGTCCCAGGACCGGACGGCTCTGGCACCTGGGAAAAACGAGCTGGGCTTGGAGGATCCTCAAAGTGTGTCCCCGCTGCTGGACTCGCCATCCGAGGAGACCCTGCACAGCCTGAAGAAGGACGGCGCGGGGGAGCAGTTCCTCTCGGTCCCGTCTCACTTCACTTGGAACAAACCCAAACCGGGACACACTCCCATTTTCAG gACGTCATCCCTGCCCCCGCTGGACTGGCCGCTGCCAAGCCAGTTTGGTCAGTATGAGCTGAAAATCGAGGTCCACCCGAAGGCCCACCACCGAGCGCACTACGAGACGGAGGGCAGCAGGGGAGCCGTGAAAGCAGCATCCGGGGGGCATCCTGTGGTCAAG CTCATAGGGTACAACGAAAAACCTGTCAACTTGCAGATGTTCATCGGAACGGCGGACGACCGCTACTTGAGGCCGCACGCCTTTTACCAGGTGCATCGGATCACCGGGAAAACGGTTGCCACCGCAAGCCAGGAAATAATAATCACCAGCACGAAGGTTCTCGAAATTCCTCTGCTTCCCGAAAACAATATGTCTGCCAG CATCGACTGTGCCGGAATCCTCAAGCTGCGGAACTCTGATATAGAGCTGAGGAAGGGCGAGACTGACATTGGGCGGAAGAACACGCGTGTGCGGGTGGTGTTCCGGGTGCACATCCCACAGCCGAACGGAAAAGTGCTGTCGCTGCAGGCCGCCTCGATACCGGTGGAGTGCT CCCAACGCTCAGCCCAGGAGCTCCCCCAGGTAGAGAAGTGCAGCCTGTCCAGCTGTTCAGTCAGTGGGGGAGAGGAGATGGTGATCACCGGCTCCAACTTTTTTCCCGAATCCAAGGTCATCTTCTTGGAAAAAGGCTCTG ATGGACGGCCCCAGTGGGAAGTGGAGGCCAAAATTGTCCGTGATAAAAGCCAAGGA TCGAGTCTTGTGGTGGAGGTCCCTCCTTACCACAGCAAAGCCGTGACCTCGGCAGTCCAGGTGCAGTTCTACGTCTGCAACGGGAAGAGGAAAAGAAGTCAGTCTCAGCGTTTCACGTATCTCTCTG TTTTAATAAAGCAGGAGCATCGAGATGAACTTGACTCGCCCACAGTGCCACCTATGACCATGCCCCTGGCCCATGGTGCCAGCCTCGTCCGAACCCAGATGCCCTCCCCTGAGCACGGCCACCCACAAGACAGCCTTCTGTCTAGCTCTCCACGTGGCCTGGGCCCAAGCCTGCACTCCCTGCAGCCCGCCTGCGGTCCCATGGGCTCCCCTACCTTCCAGCACCTGCCTCACCTACATGGCCGTGGCCTCCATGCCAGCCCTGACTGTCAGATGGCTTTCCACCCAGCACCGGCACAACCAGCCAGGCCACCCTACCCATCAATGCAGCACAGTCTGCCCTTCAACACCCAGCCCAGTCTTCCCATGAGCACCGGCTCCCCCCAGGCCTATGAGCGGTTGTCCTTCCAGACGGATCCTGCAGGCTGCCACTCCCTGGGCCTCGGCATGGTCTACCACTCACCGACCTCAGCGCCGAATTCGGTGGCCACAGCCTCCAGCCCCATTGTTTCTTCTCCTGTTTCTGCCCCCAGCAACCAGCCCATGCCACACTCCTCTCCACACCTCCATTCTCTTGGATACCACTGCCCAAACCCCACCCAGATGCCATCTCCCACCCACAGCATACCCCAGCCTACCCCACAGCTGCAACGTCCGCTAGGCTACCATCCTGCCGGTCAGCGCTCAGCCTCCTGCCCTACTCCCTCTAGTGCTCCATCACACATGGTGGCCTCCCCACATTCGGGCCCCTCCTCCCCACAGCTCCACACTCTGCCCTACCAATCCCCCACCTCTCCATCCCCAACCTCTAATAGCCCGCTGGGGCCACTCTCCCACTCCAGCCAGCCGTCCCCACAGGCCAGCAGCCCGGTCCTCAGCAGCCTGCAAACACAGGGGCCCATGGTGCACCCTCTGGCCCCTCAGAGTCCCTTCCCTGCAGAGGGGGAGAGACTGAACATCAAGCAGGAGCCCGAGGACCGGGAGCTCACCTTCAGATCCATCGGCCTGCAGGACATCACACTAGATGATG TGAACGAGATCATTGGCAGAGACATGTCCCAAACCCCTGGGGCCCGTGGTCCCTCAGCGCCTCACAGccagtcgtag
- the nfatc3a gene encoding nuclear factor of activated T-cells, cytoplasmic 3 isoform X3: MHRFQRESRMLCATLPDPEPDENASFYILNVGQPQSTVNQSAGIPRHGMQSHSHIISTSPRFQPHKVYEPSYELQDSNNDSPTGAVPKAFECPSIQITSISPSCQQEMEASEEDMRGKGQDGDYHDRPLSRDHLYLPLDHPYGDNSLSPSPCSSLSSRSWFSDASSCESISHVYDDVDSELNEAAARFTLGSPLTSPGCSPQGVPQLDEPWQHHHPAFTHSHSLSPRQSPCHSPRTSITDENWLCPRPTSRPSSRPTSPCGKRRHSSADIYPGSVSPHHSPTATPGPSPRGSVTEDTWIGSPSIGVSPFQCCPSEADIPSKTRKTSQDRTALAPGKNELGLEDPQSVSPLLDSPSEETLHSLKKDGAGEQFLSVPSHFTWNKPKPGHTPIFRTSSLPPLDWPLPSQFGQYELKIEVHPKAHHRAHYETEGSRGAVKAASGGHPVVKLIGYNEKPVNLQMFIGTADDRYLRPHAFYQVHRITGKTVATASQEIIITSTKVLEIPLLPENNMSASIDCAGILKLRNSDIELRKGETDIGRKNTRVRVVFRVHIPQPNGKVLSLQAASIPVECSQRSAQELPQVEKCSLSSCSVSGGEEMVITGSNFFPESKVIFLEKGSDGRPQWEVEAKIVRDKSQGLAQSSLVVEVPPYHSKAVTSAVQVQFYVCNGKRKRSQSQRFTYLSVLIKQEHRDELDSPTVPPMTMPLAHGASLVRTQMPSPEHGHPQDSLLSSSPRGLGPSLHSLQPACGPMGSPTFQHLPHLHGRGLHASPDCQMAFHPAPAQPARPPYPSMQHSLPFNTQPSLPMSTGSPQAYERLSFQTDPAGCHSLGLGMVYHSPTSAPNSVATASSPIVSSPVSAPSNQPMPHSSPHLHSLGYHCPNPTQMPSPTHSIPQPTPQLQRPLGYHPAGQRSASCPTPSSAPSHMVASPHSGPSSPQLHTLPYQSPTSPSPTSNSPLGPLSHSSQPSPQASSPVLSSLQTQGPMVHPLAPQSPFPAEGERLNIKQEPEDRELTFRSIGLQDITLDDVNEIIGRDMSQTPGARGPSAPHSQS; the protein is encoded by the exons ATGCACCGTTTCCAACGGGAGAGCAGAATGCTGTGCGCTACGTTGCCAG ACCCGGAGCCTGATGAAAACGCCTCGTTCTATATCCTCAATGTGGGACAGCCGCAGTCCACAGTCAACCAGTCCGCTGGGATCCCCCGTCATGGCATGCAGTCTCATTCCCACATCATCTCCACGTCCCCGCGCTTTCAGCCCCACAAAGTATACGAGCCCAGCTACGAGCTCCAGGACTCGAACAATGACAGCCCCACGGGCGCAGTCCCCAAGGCCTTCGAGTGTCCCAGCATCCAGATCACTTCCATCTCCCCCAGCTGCCAGCAGGAGATGGAGGCCAGTGAGGAGGACATGCGAGGGAAGGGGCAGGATGGGGACTACCACGATCGGCCACTGTCACGGGACCACCTGTACCTGCCCTTAGACCACCCGTATGGAGATAACTCACTCAGCCCGAGCCCCTGCAGCAGCCTGTCCTCCAGGAGCTGGTTCTCGGACGCTTCATCGTGCGAGTCCATCTCCCACGTGTATGACGACGTGGACTCCGAGCTGAACGAGGCTGCGGCACGCTTCACCCTCGGCTCGCCCCTCACGTCGCCCGGCTGCTCTCCCCAAGGGGTACCGCAGCTCGACGAGCCCTGGCAGCATCACCACCCGGCCTTCACCCATTCACACTCGCTGTCCCCACGCCAGTCTCCCTGCCACTCCCCCCGCACCAGCATCACAGATGAGAACTGGCTGTGCCCGCGCCCGACCTCGCGACCCTCTTCTCGGCCCACCTCGCCCTGCGGGAAGAGACGCCACTCCAGCGCAGACATCTACCCCGGCTCAGTGTCCCCGCATCACTCCCCCACGGCCACACCGGGACCGTCTCCTCGCGGAAGCGTGACAGAGGACACCTGGATCGGCAGTCCATCCATCGGGGTCTCTCCGTTTCAGTGCTGCCCCTCTGAGGCAGACATCCCTTCTAAAACTAGGAAGACGTCCCAGGACCGGACGGCTCTGGCACCTGGGAAAAACGAGCTGGGCTTGGAGGATCCTCAAAGTGTGTCCCCGCTGCTGGACTCGCCATCCGAGGAGACCCTGCACAGCCTGAAGAAGGACGGCGCGGGGGAGCAGTTCCTCTCGGTCCCGTCTCACTTCACTTGGAACAAACCCAAACCGGGACACACTCCCATTTTCAG gACGTCATCCCTGCCCCCGCTGGACTGGCCGCTGCCAAGCCAGTTTGGTCAGTATGAGCTGAAAATCGAGGTCCACCCGAAGGCCCACCACCGAGCGCACTACGAGACGGAGGGCAGCAGGGGAGCCGTGAAAGCAGCATCCGGGGGGCATCCTGTGGTCAAG CTCATAGGGTACAACGAAAAACCTGTCAACTTGCAGATGTTCATCGGAACGGCGGACGACCGCTACTTGAGGCCGCACGCCTTTTACCAGGTGCATCGGATCACCGGGAAAACGGTTGCCACCGCAAGCCAGGAAATAATAATCACCAGCACGAAGGTTCTCGAAATTCCTCTGCTTCCCGAAAACAATATGTCTGCCAG CATCGACTGTGCCGGAATCCTCAAGCTGCGGAACTCTGATATAGAGCTGAGGAAGGGCGAGACTGACATTGGGCGGAAGAACACGCGTGTGCGGGTGGTGTTCCGGGTGCACATCCCACAGCCGAACGGAAAAGTGCTGTCGCTGCAGGCCGCCTCGATACCGGTGGAGTGCT CCCAACGCTCAGCCCAGGAGCTCCCCCAGGTAGAGAAGTGCAGCCTGTCCAGCTGTTCAGTCAGTGGGGGAGAGGAGATGGTGATCACCGGCTCCAACTTTTTTCCCGAATCCAAGGTCATCTTCTTGGAAAAAGGCTCTG ATGGACGGCCCCAGTGGGAAGTGGAGGCCAAAATTGTCCGTGATAAAAGCCAAGGA TTGGCACAGTCGAGTCTTGTGGTGGAGGTCCCTCCTTACCACAGCAAAGCCGTGACCTCGGCAGTCCAGGTGCAGTTCTACGTCTGCAACGGGAAGAGGAAAAGAAGTCAGTCTCAGCGTTTCACGTATCTCTCTG TTTTAATAAAGCAGGAGCATCGAGATGAACTTGACTCGCCCACAGTGCCACCTATGACCATGCCCCTGGCCCATGGTGCCAGCCTCGTCCGAACCCAGATGCCCTCCCCTGAGCACGGCCACCCACAAGACAGCCTTCTGTCTAGCTCTCCACGTGGCCTGGGCCCAAGCCTGCACTCCCTGCAGCCCGCCTGCGGTCCCATGGGCTCCCCTACCTTCCAGCACCTGCCTCACCTACATGGCCGTGGCCTCCATGCCAGCCCTGACTGTCAGATGGCTTTCCACCCAGCACCGGCACAACCAGCCAGGCCACCCTACCCATCAATGCAGCACAGTCTGCCCTTCAACACCCAGCCCAGTCTTCCCATGAGCACCGGCTCCCCCCAGGCCTATGAGCGGTTGTCCTTCCAGACGGATCCTGCAGGCTGCCACTCCCTGGGCCTCGGCATGGTCTACCACTCACCGACCTCAGCGCCGAATTCGGTGGCCACAGCCTCCAGCCCCATTGTTTCTTCTCCTGTTTCTGCCCCCAGCAACCAGCCCATGCCACACTCCTCTCCACACCTCCATTCTCTTGGATACCACTGCCCAAACCCCACCCAGATGCCATCTCCCACCCACAGCATACCCCAGCCTACCCCACAGCTGCAACGTCCGCTAGGCTACCATCCTGCCGGTCAGCGCTCAGCCTCCTGCCCTACTCCCTCTAGTGCTCCATCACACATGGTGGCCTCCCCACATTCGGGCCCCTCCTCCCCACAGCTCCACACTCTGCCCTACCAATCCCCCACCTCTCCATCCCCAACCTCTAATAGCCCGCTGGGGCCACTCTCCCACTCCAGCCAGCCGTCCCCACAGGCCAGCAGCCCGGTCCTCAGCAGCCTGCAAACACAGGGGCCCATGGTGCACCCTCTGGCCCCTCAGAGTCCCTTCCCTGCAGAGGGGGAGAGACTGAACATCAAGCAGGAGCCCGAGGACCGGGAGCTCACCTTCAGATCCATCGGCCTGCAGGACATCACACTAGATGATG TGAACGAGATCATTGGCAGAGACATGTCCCAAACCCCTGGGGCCCGTGGTCCCTCAGCGCCTCACAGccagtcgtag